CAGCAACTCGCGATCGACCGGATTGGCGACGAAAGCGGCGCGGTCGTTGTCCTCGATGTCGAGACAGGCGAAGTCCTGGCGATGGCTTCGACGCCCGGCTACGATCCGAGTGCCTTCGATCGCGGGCTGAGCAGCGAGGAATGGAAATTCCTTACAACCAATCCCAAAGCCCCGTTGATCAACAAATCGATCGCCGGCGTGTATGCGCCGGGGTCAACGTTCAAGCCCGTTGTGGCGCTGGCGGCGCTCGAAAAGGGCGTCCTCGATCCGAGCGCCACGGTGTTCTGTTCGGGGGCGTTTCGTCTCGGCGATGCCGTATTCCACTGCTGGAGGCGCGGCGGCCACGGATCGCTGGCGATGCGCGATGCGCTGGCGCAATCCTGTGATTGCTACTTTTACGAAGCTGCTCGCAGGGTTGGCGTCGACCGCATTGCTGAAATGGGACATCAGCTCGGTCTTGGCGCGCCGCTGGGGATCGATCTGCCCCATGAGCGTAGTGGCTTATTGCCGACGCGAGATTGGAAAACCGCAACGTTTGGCACCGGGTGGTCGGTCGGCGAGACGGTCATCACCGGCATCGGTCAGGGTTATGTTCTATCGACGCCGTTACAGTTGGCGGTAATGTCGGCACGCATCGCCAACGGCGGTAAGGCCATCGTGCCGCGGATGGTCCGTGATCTAGCCGTCGCTGAGCGCGCCGGGGTGGTGAAAACCGCGATCAACCTCGGCATCAGCGCCGCCCATCTCAAGGTCATCCAAGACGGAATGAACAACGTGGTGAACAGCGCCCGCGGGACAGCCAAGAGCGCGGCGATCCATGTGCCGGGTTTCGAGATGGCGGGCAAGACCGGAACGTCCCAGGTGCGGCGGATCTCCAAGGGTGAACGGCAATCGGGGGTGATCAAGAACGAACATTTGCCGTGGGAACGACGCGATCACGCTCTGTTTATCGGCTATGCGCCCGTCGCCCGGCCGCGTTATTCGTGTGCCGTCGTGATCGAACACGGCGGAGCCGGATCAAAGGCCGCTGCACCGATTGCACGCGATGTCCTTACGGCGGCGCAAACCCTGGGCGACAAACGGGTGGTTGGTGCGGACAAGGAGCGAACACCGGGGCCGCGGCGCGAGGGCTGACCGACAGTGGGATGGAATTCGTTGAATCGTCCAGGCGTGACGTTGGTGGACAAGCTCCTGCAGATCCGTTGGCTGTTCGTGCTGGCGATCTGCGGCGTTGGCGGTGCCGGCATCGCGATGCTGTATTCGGCCGGCGGCGGCAGCAT
This genomic stretch from Rhodospirillales bacterium harbors:
- the mrdA gene encoding penicillin-binding protein 2, encoding MARDLDRQRQFTRRALLLAGGKAGLLAILAGRLYYLQVVDSERYLTLAEDNRINVRLLPPPRGRILDRTGRPLASNRQDYRVVVVAEQTSSVEGTLAALGTLVPISDGDRKRILREIGRQRQFVPITVREDLDWNDVARIEVNSLDLPGISVEEGRSREYPYGPALSHVLGYVGVVSEADLAEGSDPLLELPGFRIGKAGIERSYERVLRGIGGNSQVEVNAVGRVIRELDRTDGEPGDDVTLGLDLDLQQLAIDRIGDESGAVVVLDVETGEVLAMASTPGYDPSAFDRGLSSEEWKFLTTNPKAPLINKSIAGVYAPGSTFKPVVALAALEKGVLDPSATVFCSGAFRLGDAVFHCWRRGGHGSLAMRDALAQSCDCYFYEAARRVGVDRIAEMGHQLGLGAPLGIDLPHERSGLLPTRDWKTATFGTGWSVGETVITGIGQGYVLSTPLQLAVMSARIANGGKAIVPRMVRDLAVAERAGVVKTAINLGISAAHLKVIQDGMNNVVNSARGTAKSAAIHVPGFEMAGKTGTSQVRRISKGERQSGVIKNEHLPWERRDHALFIGYAPVARPRYSCAVVIEHGGAGSKAAAPIARDVLTAAQTLGDKRVVGADKERTPGPRREG